In a single window of the Streptomyces sp. CGMCC 4.7035 genome:
- a CDS encoding TetR/AcrR family transcriptional regulator, producing the protein MPLTEAGIYAAALRLIDADGVEALTMRKLATALDANPMSLYHHVPNKEAVLRGVTRMVGAQFRTVTLEDAPWQERIRLLATDFRTLAHRHPELMAYSFSHQPDFIQPDDPFWTALTAIVEAAGVPQSEVSEIAALMVAVVIGVLAAELNGSLHQWSTLKPPGSDDGEDGDGDADPDPADVAPEGPDQDHMFRLVMDTLITGLESRLTGDRDGRDAGL; encoded by the coding sequence GTGCCTCTGACCGAGGCCGGGATCTACGCCGCCGCCCTGCGGCTGATCGACGCGGACGGTGTCGAGGCGCTCACCATGCGCAAACTCGCCACCGCGCTCGACGCGAACCCGATGTCGCTGTACCACCACGTGCCGAACAAGGAAGCGGTGCTGCGCGGCGTGACGAGAATGGTCGGCGCCCAGTTCCGCACCGTGACCCTTGAGGACGCTCCCTGGCAGGAGCGCATCCGCCTGCTCGCAACGGACTTCCGGACCCTGGCGCATCGTCACCCCGAACTGATGGCCTACTCGTTCAGCCACCAGCCGGACTTCATCCAGCCCGACGACCCGTTCTGGACCGCGCTCACCGCGATCGTGGAGGCTGCCGGGGTTCCGCAGTCAGAGGTCTCGGAGATCGCGGCGCTGATGGTCGCCGTCGTCATCGGTGTCCTCGCCGCCGAACTCAACGGCTCGCTCCACCAGTGGTCGACCCTCAAGCCCCCCGGCTCTGACGATGGTGAAGACGGTGACGGGGACGCGGACCCTGACCCTGCGGACGTAGCCCCTGAAGGCCCTGACCAGGACCACATGTTCCGCCTCGTGATGGACACGCTGATCACGGGTCTGGAAAGCCGGCTCACCGGCGATCGTGACGGCCGGGACGCCGGCCTTTGA
- a CDS encoding IclR family transcriptional regulator: protein MPFMEDLFHVTRQHVLLAVRDQGEALLVERLSARDASPVRYRVGGRLPLASTGVGLVLLAFAPPAVQEQAIATYAPEHGDDDIRTPADLRRVLAEVRRGDHAVGHQNRPWQVSTVAAPVRDGGEVVAALSVVAPGTGSPNPEYGPAVRATARAISRRLVEDGGRTMRIEVADGHR, encoded by the coding sequence ATGCCGTTCATGGAGGATCTCTTCCACGTCACGCGTCAGCATGTCCTGCTCGCCGTGCGGGACCAGGGGGAGGCGCTGCTCGTCGAGCGGCTGTCAGCGCGTGATGCGAGCCCCGTGCGCTACCGCGTGGGGGGCCGCCTTCCTCTGGCATCCACCGGCGTAGGACTGGTGCTTCTCGCCTTCGCACCGCCGGCCGTCCAGGAGCAGGCCATCGCCACCTATGCGCCGGAGCACGGCGACGACGACATCCGCACCCCCGCCGACCTGCGTCGCGTGCTGGCGGAGGTACGACGCGGCGATCACGCTGTCGGCCACCAGAACCGTCCATGGCAGGTGAGCACCGTGGCCGCGCCGGTACGTGACGGCGGCGAGGTGGTCGCGGCGTTGTCGGTCGTGGCGCCCGGCACCGGTTCGCCGAACCCGGAGTACGGACCGGCCGTGCGCGCGACGGCGCGTGCGATTTCCCGCCGTCTCGTCGAGGACGGTGGTCGGACCATGCGAATCGAAGTCGCAGACGGGCACCGGTAG
- a CDS encoding bifunctional cytochrome P450/NADPH--P450 reductase, with the protein MTTHSANDLRPIRSPRGIPLLGNTPQIPGTNPVEYFGELSKQFPEGIYGLDIAGVEQIFVYDPDLVAEVSDETRFFKQIEKTPLQHVRDFAGAGLFTAHQHEEEWGMAHRILLPAFSQRAMRAYYGQMLEIAQNLVGKWERKAGQPVNITDDYTRLTLDTIALSGFGYRFRSFDKEELHPFLNALLGALVESLRRSQELPMMTKLRKADAKKYGENIQQMRDLVESVIKERREGKGGGEEDLLGLMLEATDPETGKLLADDNVRDQVLTFLIAGHETTSGLLSFATYSLMRNPHVLAQAYAEVDRLLPGDTVPDYDTIMQLDVIPRILDETLRLWAPIPAFGKTAREDTVIGGRYELKKGAKVLILEGPLHTHPKAWDRPNEFDIDRWLPENRVQQHPHAYKPFGNGLRACIGRQFALTEARLALALVLQKFKLSDTSDYKMDVREALTRKPGNFELIVRRRQEHERTVFGAADLQTGDTQAQAAVSGVGVNLTVAYGSSLGSCEDLARTIADRGERSGFGTTLISLDELGDNLPTEGLLAVVAASYNGKAPDNAQRFDDLLAAGLPEGSLANVRYALLGAGNTQWVATYQAFPKRIEEGLLAAGATPVVERGIADAAGDFDGMATRWMDNLWATLAEEYAADTSQASGPRYQVQLLTESDVRPAIVSEQAYPLTVVANEELVADATGLWDFSIEPPRPSAKSITFELPDGVTYDTGNHLAVFAKNELALVERALRRLGVDYDQVLRLDQPAGGRTHLPVGTPVTAGILLTEFLELQDVATRSQIQTLAEYTECPWTRPQLQAYAADTEEAEEHYQKEILGKRVSVLGLLERFPAVELPLAVFLEMMGPIRPRFYSISSAPSANPRHVRLTVGLLEGPALSGDGQYRGTCSSYIAGLGPGDVVYGYVRVPSPTFAPPADPATPLLLIGPGTGIAPLRGFLEERARQHENGTEVGLSQVFVGCRHPEHDYFYRQEMQDWEQAGIAQVHTAFSAVTGHPSRFVQNAIAHAADTVWQAIEDGAYIYVCGDGRRMAPAVREALAAIHRQKTGSDDETAQQWLAQLEADERYQQDVFA; encoded by the coding sequence ATGACCACGCACTCCGCGAACGACCTTCGCCCCATCCGGTCCCCGCGTGGGATCCCCCTCCTCGGCAACACGCCGCAGATCCCCGGCACCAACCCGGTGGAGTACTTCGGCGAGCTGTCCAAGCAGTTCCCCGAGGGCATCTACGGCTTGGACATCGCCGGTGTCGAGCAGATCTTCGTCTACGACCCGGACCTGGTGGCCGAGGTCTCCGACGAGACGCGGTTCTTCAAGCAGATCGAGAAGACGCCGCTGCAGCATGTCCGGGACTTCGCGGGCGCGGGGCTGTTCACGGCCCACCAGCACGAGGAGGAATGGGGCATGGCGCACCGGATCCTCCTGCCGGCGTTCAGCCAGCGGGCCATGAGGGCCTACTACGGGCAGATGCTGGAGATCGCCCAGAACCTGGTGGGTAAGTGGGAGCGCAAGGCGGGTCAGCCGGTCAACATCACCGACGACTACACCCGGCTGACGCTGGACACGATCGCCCTGTCGGGGTTCGGCTACCGGTTCCGGTCCTTCGACAAGGAGGAGCTGCACCCCTTCCTCAACGCGCTGCTGGGTGCGCTGGTGGAGTCGCTGCGTCGCTCGCAGGAGCTGCCGATGATGACCAAGCTCCGCAAGGCCGATGCCAAGAAGTACGGCGAGAACATCCAGCAGATGCGGGACCTGGTCGAGAGCGTGATCAAGGAGCGCCGCGAGGGAAAGGGCGGCGGTGAGGAGGACCTGCTGGGTCTGATGCTGGAGGCCACCGACCCGGAGACCGGCAAGCTGCTGGCCGACGACAACGTCCGCGACCAGGTGCTGACGTTCCTGATCGCCGGTCACGAGACCACCAGTGGCCTGCTGTCGTTCGCCACGTACTCGCTGATGCGCAACCCGCACGTCCTGGCCCAGGCGTATGCCGAGGTGGACCGCCTGCTGCCCGGCGACACCGTCCCGGACTACGACACGATCATGCAGCTGGACGTCATCCCGCGGATCCTGGACGAGACCCTGCGCCTGTGGGCTCCCATCCCGGCGTTCGGCAAGACGGCGCGGGAGGACACCGTCATCGGCGGCCGCTACGAGCTGAAGAAGGGCGCGAAGGTCCTCATCCTGGAGGGCCCGCTGCACACACACCCCAAGGCGTGGGACCGTCCCAATGAGTTCGACATCGACCGGTGGCTGCCGGAGAACCGCGTCCAGCAGCACCCGCACGCCTACAAGCCGTTCGGCAACGGCCTGCGCGCCTGCATCGGCCGCCAGTTCGCGCTCACCGAGGCCCGGCTGGCCCTGGCGCTGGTGCTGCAGAAGTTCAAGCTCTCGGACACCAGCGACTACAAGATGGACGTGCGGGAGGCGCTGACGCGCAAGCCCGGCAACTTCGAGCTGATCGTCCGCCGTCGTCAGGAACACGAGCGCACCGTCTTCGGCGCCGCGGACCTGCAGACCGGCGACACGCAGGCGCAGGCAGCGGTCAGCGGTGTCGGTGTGAACCTGACCGTCGCCTACGGCTCCAGCCTGGGTTCGTGCGAGGACCTGGCCCGCACCATCGCCGACCGCGGCGAGCGCTCCGGCTTCGGCACCACGCTCATCAGCCTGGACGAGCTGGGTGACAACCTGCCCACCGAGGGCCTGCTCGCCGTCGTCGCCGCCAGCTACAACGGCAAGGCCCCCGACAACGCCCAGCGCTTCGACGATCTGCTCGCCGCCGGGCTGCCCGAGGGTTCGCTGGCGAATGTGCGGTACGCGCTGCTGGGCGCCGGCAACACCCAGTGGGTGGCCACCTACCAGGCATTCCCCAAGCGGATCGAGGAAGGTCTGCTAGCCGCCGGCGCCACCCCCGTCGTCGAGCGCGGCATCGCGGACGCCGCCGGTGACTTCGACGGCATGGCCACACGGTGGATGGACAACCTGTGGGCCACTCTGGCCGAGGAGTACGCCGCCGACACCTCCCAGGCCAGCGGCCCCCGCTACCAGGTCCAGCTGCTCACCGAGTCCGACGTGCGCCCCGCCATCGTCTCCGAGCAGGCGTACCCGCTCACCGTGGTCGCCAACGAGGAACTGGTGGCCGACGCGACCGGACTGTGGGACTTCAGCATCGAGCCGCCGCGCCCGTCCGCGAAGTCCATCACCTTCGAGCTGCCCGACGGCGTCACCTACGACACCGGCAACCACCTGGCCGTCTTCGCCAAGAACGAACTCGCCCTGGTCGAGCGCGCGCTGAGGCGGCTCGGCGTCGACTACGACCAGGTGCTCCGGCTCGACCAGCCGGCCGGTGGCCGCACTCACCTGCCGGTCGGCACCCCGGTCACCGCCGGCATCCTGCTCACCGAGTTCCTGGAGCTGCAGGACGTGGCCACCCGCTCCCAGATCCAGACGCTCGCCGAGTACACCGAATGCCCGTGGACCCGGCCGCAGCTCCAGGCGTACGCGGCCGACACGGAGGAGGCCGAGGAGCACTACCAGAAGGAGATCCTCGGCAAGCGGGTCTCGGTGCTGGGCCTGCTGGAGCGCTTCCCCGCGGTCGAGCTGCCGCTGGCGGTGTTCCTGGAGATGATGGGCCCCATCCGTCCGCGCTTCTACTCCATCTCCTCCGCCCCGTCGGCCAACCCGCGCCACGTGCGCCTGACCGTCGGCCTGCTGGAGGGGCCGGCCCTGTCCGGCGACGGCCAGTACCGCGGCACCTGCTCCTCCTACATCGCCGGTCTTGGGCCCGGAGACGTCGTCTACGGCTACGTCCGCGTGCCCTCCCCGACGTTCGCCCCGCCCGCCGACCCCGCCACGCCGCTGCTCCTGATCGGCCCCGGCACCGGGATCGCGCCGCTGCGCGGCTTCCTGGAGGAGCGGGCCCGGCAGCACGAGAACGGCACCGAGGTCGGCCTGTCGCAGGTCTTCGTCGGCTGCCGCCACCCGGAGCACGACTACTTCTACCGCCAGGAGATGCAGGACTGGGAGCAGGCCGGCATCGCCCAGGTGCACACCGCCTTCTCCGCGGTGACCGGCCACCCGTCCCGGTTCGTGCAGAACGCCATCGCCCATGCGGCCGACACGGTGTGGCAGGCCATCGAGGACGGCGCGTACATCTACGTCTGCGGTGACGGCCGCCGTATGGCCCCCGCCGTCCGCGAGGCACTCGCCGCCATCCACCGCCAGAAGACCGGCAGCGACGACGAGACCGCCCAGCAGTGGCTCGCCCAGCTCGAAGCGGACGAGCGCTACCAGCAGGACGTCTTCGCCTGA
- a CDS encoding MFS transporter, with protein sequence MSQNATAAARGAETAPENVPELSHQRRWWILLVVSLSMLMGVLDGTIVNIALPSAQHDLGFSDADRQWVVTAYALAFGSLLLLGGRIADLAGQKVTFLVGLAGFAAASMVAGAANGFAALVIARAVQGLFAALLAPSALSVLMTTFTDPRERARAFTVAGSVAGAGGAIGLILGGVLTQCLDWRWTMYVNVIFAVVAFVGGAALLHRTPRDTSSKLDVPGTLLASIGLFCLVYGFSNAETHGWGSPATWGMLAAGAVLVAVFVWWQSRAAYPLLPLRVLLDRNRGASFAALFVTGAGMFGVFLFLTYYLQQSLGYSALNTGFAFLPLIVASSSASAVANNVLVARIGPKPVVPLGMAIAAAGLIWMTKLDLNSGYVTQVLPQLVLVGIGLGTVIAPAMSLATSGVEATDAGVASAAVNTLQQIGGSIGIAYLSTMASDTATGYLSGRNPKDPGVLAQAGLAGYSAAYWWSAAVFVTGLVVTALLYRRGAPRRNENAAPVVHM encoded by the coding sequence ATGTCCCAGAACGCCACCGCCGCTGCTCGCGGCGCCGAGACCGCACCTGAGAATGTGCCCGAGCTGTCGCACCAGCGGCGCTGGTGGATTCTGCTGGTCGTTTCGCTGTCCATGCTGATGGGTGTCCTCGACGGCACCATCGTGAACATCGCCCTGCCGTCCGCCCAGCACGACCTCGGCTTCTCGGACGCCGACCGGCAGTGGGTGGTCACCGCCTACGCGCTGGCCTTCGGCAGCCTGCTGCTGCTCGGCGGCCGCATCGCCGACCTGGCCGGTCAGAAGGTGACCTTCCTGGTGGGTCTGGCCGGCTTCGCGGCCGCTTCCATGGTTGCGGGCGCGGCGAACGGTTTCGCCGCGCTCGTCATCGCGCGTGCCGTGCAGGGGCTGTTCGCCGCGCTGCTGGCCCCGTCCGCCCTCTCGGTCCTGATGACCACCTTCACCGATCCGCGGGAACGGGCCAGGGCCTTCACCGTCGCGGGCTCGGTGGCCGGTGCCGGCGGAGCCATCGGCCTGATCCTCGGCGGCGTGCTGACCCAGTGCCTGGACTGGCGCTGGACCATGTACGTCAACGTGATCTTCGCGGTGGTGGCGTTCGTCGGTGGGGCAGCCCTGCTGCACCGCACCCCGCGCGACACGTCCTCCAAGCTCGACGTCCCCGGCACCCTGCTGGCCTCCATCGGCCTGTTCTGCCTGGTCTACGGATTCTCGAACGCCGAAACGCACGGCTGGGGTTCGCCGGCGACATGGGGCATGCTGGCGGCCGGTGCCGTACTGGTGGCCGTCTTCGTGTGGTGGCAGAGCAGGGCGGCGTATCCGCTGCTGCCCCTGCGAGTCCTGCTGGACCGCAACCGCGGCGCCTCCTTCGCCGCCCTCTTCGTCACGGGCGCGGGCATGTTCGGCGTGTTCCTGTTCCTGACCTACTACCTGCAGCAGAGCCTCGGCTACAGCGCTCTGAACACCGGCTTCGCCTTCCTGCCCCTGATCGTGGCCTCGTCGTCCGCCTCCGCCGTGGCCAACAACGTCCTCGTGGCGCGCATAGGACCGAAGCCGGTGGTCCCGCTGGGCATGGCCATCGCGGCCGCCGGGCTGATCTGGATGACCAAGCTGGACCTGAACAGCGGATACGTGACGCAGGTACTGCCCCAGCTGGTGCTCGTCGGCATCGGGCTGGGCACGGTCATCGCGCCCGCCATGAGCCTGGCGACCTCCGGCGTGGAGGCAACCGATGCCGGCGTCGCGTCGGCCGCTGTCAACACCCTGCAACAGATAGGCGGTTCCATCGGTATCGCCTATCTCAGCACGATGGCATCCGACACCGCCACCGGCTACCTCTCCGGCCGCAATCCCAAGGACCCAGGCGTCCTGGCCCAGGCCGGCCTCGCGGGCTATTCGGCGGCCTACTGGTGGTCGGCGGCCGTCTTCGTCACCGGTCTGGTCGTCACTGCCCTGCTCTACCGCCGGGGTGCGCCCAGGCGGAACGAGAACGCCGCACCTGTCGTGCACATGTAG
- a CDS encoding SsgA family sporulation/cell division regulator, whose translation MKKSLKAVERRVAVQLVVSHACSLPLCVRLRYEPADPYVVRAAFFVDCDEPVEWVLGRDLLADGLEGSAGHADVRIWSAAGRGDESIYIALASSAGTALLKVPVQDISSFLEDTEALVPRGTESGLIDWDAELAHLLPHG comes from the coding sequence ATGAAGAAGTCCTTGAAAGCCGTAGAACGGCGGGTGGCCGTGCAACTGGTCGTCTCGCACGCCTGCTCATTGCCCCTCTGCGTACGTCTGCGCTACGAGCCCGCTGATCCCTATGTCGTCCGTGCCGCCTTCTTCGTCGACTGTGACGAGCCGGTCGAATGGGTCCTGGGGCGGGATCTTCTGGCTGACGGGCTGGAGGGTTCCGCAGGCCACGCGGACGTCCGGATCTGGTCGGCCGCAGGGCGGGGTGACGAGTCGATCTACATCGCCCTCGCGTCTTCCGCGGGCACCGCCTTGCTCAAGGTGCCCGTGCAGGACATCTCGTCCTTCCTTGAGGACACGGAGGCTCTGGTGCCACGGGGTACCGAGTCCGGACTCATCGACTGGGATGCCGAACTGGCACACCTCCTCCCCCACGGCTGA
- a CDS encoding ferredoxin, whose protein sequence is MRIVVDLNRCQGYAQCVYLAHEVFRLSGQEALTYEPNPDDERRLQVQRAAAACPVQAIVIDRVDGAERGETS, encoded by the coding sequence ATGCGGATCGTCGTGGACCTGAATCGGTGTCAGGGATACGCGCAATGCGTGTATCTGGCGCACGAGGTCTTCAGGTTGAGCGGCCAGGAGGCGCTCACGTATGAGCCGAACCCCGATGACGAGCGGCGCCTGCAGGTCCAGCGAGCTGCTGCGGCGTGCCCGGTGCAGGCGATCGTGATCGACCGCGTGGACGGCGCGGAGCGGGGCGAGACGTCATGA
- a CDS encoding NAD(P)/FAD-dependent oxidoreductase, with translation MTLRATVAELVREFRASGRIVIVGASLAGLRAAETLREEGFTGSLTIIGDEAYEPYDRPPLSKQVLKGWVPADHTKLPRMREVDADWRLGVAAVGLDRDTKQVRLADGEQVPYDRLLIATGTRARQWPNLAEAALHGVHTIRSRDDAEQLQKALAEPPSRVLVIGAGFIGSEVASVCRELDIPVTVVERGSAPLVGALGGVIGEIAAQMQRDHGVDLRCGLGVSSLEGDSEGHVRRARLSDGTTVDADVVVASLGSIRNVEWLEGSGLAAGFWGVGCDAGGRAFDINGVVTDSIYVAGDVARAPHVLYEYQFLAMEHWDNAVFGAEVAAHNMVNLEPHYRPHLLLPGFWSGQFGVNIKSVGVPPFGDEIVFTQGSVADRRFAAAYGHRGRIVAAVTFDHGKWLEYYGKLIEQSGPFPPPPVGWDQPPDMKPVPAEFPDPRVPTAIPDVVLTGHAPSERTAEFRPRRH, from the coding sequence ATGACTTTGCGGGCAACGGTCGCAGAGCTGGTGCGGGAGTTCCGGGCCAGCGGCCGGATCGTCATCGTGGGTGCTTCTCTGGCCGGGCTGCGGGCCGCGGAGACGCTGCGCGAGGAGGGCTTCACCGGCTCCCTGACCATCATCGGGGACGAGGCGTACGAGCCCTACGACCGTCCGCCGCTGTCCAAGCAGGTACTCAAGGGCTGGGTGCCGGCCGACCACACGAAGCTGCCCCGCATGCGAGAAGTGGATGCGGACTGGCGGCTCGGGGTGGCCGCCGTCGGGCTGGACCGGGACACCAAGCAGGTGCGCCTGGCCGACGGGGAGCAGGTGCCGTACGACCGGTTGCTGATCGCGACGGGCACCCGCGCGCGGCAGTGGCCGAACCTGGCCGAAGCGGCGCTGCACGGGGTGCACACGATCCGCTCGCGTGATGATGCGGAGCAGTTGCAAAAGGCGCTGGCCGAGCCGCCGTCGCGGGTCCTGGTCATTGGCGCCGGGTTCATCGGGTCCGAAGTGGCTTCTGTCTGCCGGGAGCTCGACATCCCGGTGACCGTCGTCGAGCGGGGTTCGGCGCCGCTGGTCGGTGCGCTGGGCGGGGTGATCGGGGAGATCGCCGCGCAGATGCAGCGTGATCACGGCGTGGACCTGCGCTGCGGGCTGGGCGTGTCGTCGCTGGAGGGCGACTCCGAAGGGCATGTGCGGCGTGCGCGCCTGTCCGACGGAACTACTGTCGACGCTGATGTGGTGGTGGCCTCGCTGGGGTCGATCCGGAACGTGGAGTGGCTGGAGGGCTCGGGGCTGGCGGCCGGTTTCTGGGGCGTGGGGTGCGACGCCGGTGGTCGGGCCTTCGACATCAACGGTGTGGTCACCGACAGCATCTACGTGGCTGGTGACGTGGCGCGTGCGCCGCATGTGCTGTACGAGTACCAGTTCCTGGCGATGGAGCACTGGGACAACGCCGTTTTCGGTGCCGAGGTCGCGGCGCACAACATGGTGAACCTGGAGCCCCACTATCGTCCGCATCTGCTGCTGCCCGGCTTCTGGTCCGGTCAGTTCGGCGTGAACATCAAGTCCGTCGGGGTGCCGCCGTTCGGTGACGAGATCGTCTTCACCCAGGGGTCCGTCGCGGACCGCCGTTTCGCTGCCGCCTACGGTCACCGGGGCCGCATCGTCGCGGCCGTTACCTTCGATCACGGCAAGTGGCTGGAGTACTACGGGAAGCTGATCGAGCAATCGGGTCCGTTCCCGCCTCCACCGGTGGGCTGGGACCAGCCGCCCGACATGAAGCCGGTGCCGGCAGAGTTCCCGGACCCGAGGGTCCCCACTGCGATCCCCGACGTCGTCCTGACCGGACACGCCCCGAGCGAGCGGACGGCCGAGTTCCGGCCGCGCCGCCACTGA
- a CDS encoding SsgA family sporulation/cell division regulator translates to MKSLRTVIQGLPVKLVGVHATSLPMIMNLRYEPSDPYVVHAAFTTDVDSDEPVEWIIGRDLLIDGLEGPAGEGDVRIWPTGEEGCRDLYILLNPPSGTALLKAPAQEFKAFLQETEAVVPRGPELGHSDFDRLLAHFLAEG, encoded by the coding sequence ATGAAGTCATTGAGAACTGTGATCCAGGGGCTACCTGTGAAGCTTGTCGGCGTGCATGCGACGTCCTTGCCCATGATCATGAATCTTCGGTACGAGCCGAGTGATCCCTACGTGGTCCATGCCGCATTCACCACCGATGTCGACAGCGACGAGCCGGTGGAATGGATCATCGGGCGCGATTTGCTGATCGACGGCCTGGAGGGCCCCGCCGGCGAGGGAGACGTTCGCATATGGCCCACCGGCGAGGAGGGCTGCCGCGACTTGTACATCCTTCTCAACCCGCCATCCGGTACGGCCCTGCTCAAGGCCCCAGCGCAGGAATTCAAGGCGTTCCTGCAGGAAACGGAGGCAGTGGTGCCCCGGGGGCCCGAGCTCGGCCACAGCGACTTCGACCGCTTGCTGGCGCACTTCCTCGCCGAAGGGTGA
- a CDS encoding helix-turn-helix domain-containing protein, producing the protein MNEMATADGGAPRRRGGRPAEGQPVIDRAFALLGSFDGDHRAQTLAELAQRSGIPRSSALRARPVSDESGGSGTPRRRPIRRGSSAAGDRFPGPARSRAAIGGDAVHGGSLPRHASACPARRAGPGGGAARRAAVSA; encoded by the coding sequence ATGAATGAAATGGCGACCGCCGATGGTGGTGCCCCCAGGAGACGCGGGGGCAGGCCGGCTGAGGGACAACCGGTGATCGACCGGGCTTTCGCCCTGCTCGGCAGCTTCGACGGTGACCATCGTGCGCAGACGCTTGCCGAACTCGCACAGCGAAGCGGCATCCCCCGCAGCAGTGCTCTCCGGGCTCGCCCGGTCTCTGATGAAAGTGGGGGCTCTGGAACGCCTCGGCGACGGCCGATTCGTCGTGGGTCTTCGGCTGCTGGAGACCGCTTCCCTGGCCCCGCGCGGTCACGGGCTGCGATCGGTGGCGATGCCGTTCATGGAGGATCTCTTCCACGTCACGCGTCAGCATGTCCTGCTCGCCGTGCGGGACCAGGGGGAGGCGCTGCTCGTCGAGCGGCTGTCAGCGCGTGA
- a CDS encoding NIPSNAP family protein: MSQYQLRVYTLRSSDALTAYEKIWAQHIPGMAKHRITTHGVWTVPAAPASDTPRLYALVSYKDADDVQERLEAYLSSPEFRADMEGFDISQIVGLDETLLTPTVDSPLR, encoded by the coding sequence ATGTCCCAGTACCAGCTTCGCGTCTACACCCTGCGCAGCTCCGACGCGCTCACCGCCTACGAGAAGATCTGGGCCCAGCACATTCCCGGTATGGCCAAGCACCGGATCACCACCCACGGCGTCTGGACGGTGCCCGCGGCGCCCGCAAGCGACACCCCCCGGCTGTACGCCCTCGTTTCCTACAAGGACGCCGACGACGTGCAGGAGCGGCTGGAGGCATACCTGTCGAGTCCTGAATTCCGCGCGGACATGGAGGGCTTCGACATCAGCCAGATCGTCGGCCTCGACGAGACCCTCCTGACTCCCACCGTGGACTCACCCTTGCGCTGA
- a CDS encoding cytochrome P450, whose protein sequence is MVEETPWQQALRYANRANPYPFYEELRKTPVARQPDGTYVVSTYREIVTLLHDPRVSSDPRKCPVPAAAPAEGAVEAEAEPITEAVISLEPNIITQDPPEHDRDRRMMTPHFVGPPHSPHLISDLEPEIRRIVAGLLDDMQGKTRIDAVDDFAYPLPVTVICKVLGVPLEDESRFHRWIETALDALDFGPEAASEEMQSRLAGGRQAVQEFGQFAADLLDRYARQPGPGMLSALVNEDGPEERMSQGVLASNALLLIFAGHETTVNLIAHSVLTLLRHPDALERLRHRPELIVPAVEELLRFESSVQFWHTRSALEDIDIAGTTIPKGAPIFLAYGSANRDPERFTDPDVLDLERRDNQHLGFSQGIHFCFGAPLARLEVQIAVGEFVRRVQNPRLVEDPPPYRHNQIFRGPRHVLVDIDGIRD, encoded by the coding sequence GTGGTCGAGGAAACCCCCTGGCAGCAGGCCCTCCGCTACGCCAACCGCGCCAACCCGTACCCGTTCTACGAGGAACTGCGCAAGACACCGGTGGCGCGGCAGCCGGACGGCACCTACGTCGTGAGCACCTACCGGGAGATCGTCACGCTGCTGCACGACCCCCGGGTCAGCTCGGATCCACGCAAGTGCCCCGTCCCGGCCGCGGCCCCGGCCGAGGGAGCGGTGGAGGCGGAGGCCGAGCCGATCACGGAGGCGGTCATCTCTTTGGAGCCGAACATCATCACCCAGGATCCACCCGAGCACGATCGAGATCGCCGGATGATGACGCCGCATTTCGTCGGCCCTCCCCATTCCCCTCACCTGATCTCCGACCTTGAACCCGAGATCCGCCGCATCGTGGCCGGGCTCCTGGACGACATGCAAGGCAAGACCCGGATCGATGCCGTCGACGACTTCGCCTACCCCCTGCCGGTGACGGTGATCTGCAAGGTGCTGGGCGTGCCACTGGAGGACGAGTCACGCTTCCACCGCTGGATCGAAACGGCCCTGGACGCTTTGGACTTCGGCCCCGAGGCCGCCTCCGAAGAGATGCAGAGCCGGCTGGCCGGGGGGCGGCAGGCCGTGCAGGAGTTCGGGCAGTTCGCAGCGGATCTGCTCGACCGGTACGCCCGGCAGCCCGGCCCGGGCATGCTCTCGGCGCTGGTGAACGAGGACGGTCCGGAGGAACGGATGTCCCAGGGCGTGCTCGCGAGCAACGCCCTGCTCCTGATCTTCGCGGGACACGAGACCACGGTCAACCTCATCGCCCACAGCGTGCTCACCCTGCTGCGCCACCCCGACGCGCTCGAAAGGCTGCGCCACCGGCCCGAACTGATCGTGCCCGCGGTGGAGGAGCTGCTGCGCTTCGAGTCGTCGGTGCAGTTCTGGCACACCCGATCCGCCCTGGAAGACATCGACATCGCCGGCACCACCATCCCGAAGGGGGCGCCGATCTTCCTGGCGTACGGCTCGGCGAACCGCGACCCGGAACGGTTCACCGACCCCGACGTTCTCGACCTCGAACGCCGCGACAACCAGCACCTCGGATTCAGCCAGGGCATCCACTTCTGCTTCGGCGCCCCGCTCGCGCGGCTCGAGGTCCAGATCGCGGTCGGCGAGTTCGTCCGCCGGGTGCAGAACCCCCGGCTGGTCGAGGACCCGCCGCCGTACCGGCACAACCAGATCTTCCGCGGACCGCGACACGTCCTCGTCGACATCGACGGCATCCGCGACTGA